In Nitratidesulfovibrio sp. SRB-5, the sequence CCGGCGCGCCCCCGGTGCTGACCATCGGTGATGTGGCGGCGTACGTGGCGTGGTCCCTGACGCGAAACAACGGATAGCCGGTCCGGACGGCACCGCCGCGCCGAGGCCCGACAAACACATGCAGCCGCCCTCTTCTCCCTTCCATCCCCCCCGCCGCGTGGTCATCACCGGCGCGGGCGCGGTAACCCCGCTGGGGCACACCCCGCAGGACATGGCGCGCGCCATCCGCGAGGGGCGCAGCCCGTTCCGCCATGCCCCGGCCCTGCCCGGCGCGGCCTGCGCCCCGGTGCCGGACTTCGACGCCGCAACGGCCACCGGACGCTGGCGGCACCGCCGCTATCTTTCGCGCGGGGGGCAACTGGCCCTTGCCGCCGCCCTGACCGCCACCCGGCAGGCCGGATACGCCTGTGACAATGGGACCGGGGGGACCGGGGGCACAGGGGGAATCAGGGGAATGGGGAGAGCGGGCGACACCGGCTCCGCAACGGGCGACGGCGGCACGCCCCTCCTGCCCCGCCTTCCGGACGACACCGCGCTGGTGGCCGCCAGCGGCCCCAACATGGACGTGGGGGCGGACTTTCCCGCCGCGTGCGCACCGCGCACAGGGGACTACGCCGCACTATCCGGTCTGGAACACCCCGATCTGGACGCCCTGTGGATGCTGCGCTGGCTGCCCAACACCGCCGCCTCCGCCGTGGCCATGCGCTGCGGCGTCCGGGGCGAAGGGCTGGTGCTGGGCACGGCCTGCGCCGCCTCGTTGCAGGCCGTGGGCGAGGCCGCCCGGCGGGTGCGCTGGGGCCTTGCCCCGGCGGCGCTGGCCGTGGGGGGCGATTCGCGCCTGTCGGAAGGGGGATTGCTGGGCTACGCCCGCGCCGGGGCCATCCAGCGCGACATGGACCCCGCCGACGCCGACGCACCG encodes:
- a CDS encoding beta-ketoacyl-[acyl-carrier-protein] synthase family protein: MQPPSSPFHPPRRVVITGAGAVTPLGHTPQDMARAIREGRSPFRHAPALPGAACAPVPDFDAATATGRWRHRRYLSRGGQLALAAALTATRQAGYACDNGTGGTGGTGGIRGMGRAGDTGSATGDGGTPLLPRLPDDTALVAASGPNMDVGADFPAACAPRTGDYAALSGLEHPDLDALWMLRWLPNTAASAVAMRCGVRGEGLVLGTACAASLQAVGEAARRVRWGLAPAALAVGGDSRLSEGGLLGYARAGAIQRDMDPADADAPHRACRPFDAARRGFVPGEGGAAFVLEPLDTALARRATPLAEVLGMGATLDGHALTAPEPDARRAEAAVRGALAEAGLAPGDVHWVAAHGTGTALNDAAEIRLLERLFADAGHAPAVTAVKSWTGHCASACGAVELAVLLACAADGFLPPVRNLTTPESARLDFVRQPRPLPASGKGSIGLLLNFGFGGQNAALVVRL